The window CCGCAATACTAGCGGGGACGGGCTCGTACCGCGAAAATTGCATCGTATGGGAGGCCCGACCCTGGGTTGCAGAACGCAGGTCAGTGGCATACCCGAACATCTCGGATAGCGGCACATCCGCTTGAACCACCTGGACGGCCGGCCTGGACTCGATCCCGGTCACCCGACCGCGACGCGAGTTCAGATTGCCAATGACCTCTCCAAGAAAATCCTCGGGCGTTGAGACATCGACCCGCATGATCGGTTCCAGCAGTACCGGCTTCGCGCGGTTGGTCGCCGCCTTGAACGCCATTGATCCAGCGATCTTGAACGACATCTCAGAAGAGTCCACCTCGTGATACGATCCGTCAAAGAGAGTAACCTTCACGTCGATAACAGGGTAGCCGGCCACCACCCCGGTCTGCAATGCCTCCTTAATTCCCTTCTCAACCGCGGGAATATACTCTTTTGGCACGACGCCGCCCACAATCTTGTTAACAAACTCGAATCCTGATCGATCGGCGGCGGGTTCCACTTTGATCCAGACGTGTCCATACTGTCCGCGTCCGCCGGTCTGTCGCACGTACCGGCCCTCAGCGTCGGCCGAAATCGTCACGGTTTCACGATAGGCAACCTCTGGCTTGCCGACATTCGCCTCTACGCGAAACTCCCGCATGAGCCTGTCAACGATGATCTCGAGGTGCAATTCTCCCATCCCGGAAATAATCGTCTGACCGGTCTCCTCGTCCGTGCTGGCACGAAAGGTCGGATCCTCATTCGCCAACGCCGCGAGTCCGGCCGCCAGTCGATCCTGCCCTTCTTTCGTCTTCGGCTCAATGGCGACAGAGATCACCGGCTCAGGAAACTCGATCGATTCCAGGATAATCTGATTGACCTCGTCACACAGCGTGTCTCCGGTCTTGGCACCTTTGAGTCCCACAGCGGCCGCAATATCGCCGGCAGAGACCTCCTTGATCTCCTCACGTTTGTTGGCGTGCATTTGCAGTAGTCGCCCGATCCGCTCGCGGGTGCTTCGTGTAGAGTTATATACCTGGCTGCCCGAACTCAGGCTGCCCGAATAGACCCTGAAAAAGGCCAGTTGTCCCACATAAGGATCCGTCATGATTTTAAATACCAACGCAGCAAACGGTTCCTTGGCCTTCGCGATTCGCACCGCGGATTTCCCGGTAGCCGTGTCGACACCCTCGATGGGCGGCAGATCAACCGGGGAAGGAAGGTAGTCCACCACCGCATCCAATAACAACTGGACTCCCTTATTCTTAAACGACGCTCCAGCCAACACCGGGACCAACTGCAGCTTCAGCACAGCGGTACGAATGGCGGCCTTGATCTCGTCAGGCCCAACCGCCAGGCCATCCACGTATCGGATCAGGAATCCATCGTCCACTTCGGCGATAGTCTCCAACAGGCGCTCTCGAGCCTCCTGAGCCAGTGGGCGCAACTCCTCCGGGATCTCATCCTCCAGATAGCTGGCACCCAGTGTCTCGTCATTCCAGATCACCGCCTTCATCCGAACCAGATCGATTACACCCTCAAACTGATCCTCTTTGCCGATAGGAAGCTGCACGACCAACGGAAGAGCCCCAAGACGCTCAACAATCATCCGAACGCACTGGTCGAAGTTCGCCCCTATACGATCCATCTTATTGATAAAAGCGATGCGAGGGACACCGTATTTATTCGCCTGACGCCACACCGTCTCCGACTGCGGTTCCACTCCAGCCACGGCGTCGAAGACCGCTACCGCCCCATCCAACACCCGAAGGGACCGTTCAACCTCAACCGTGAAATCGACATGTCCAGGCGTATCAATAATGTTGATTCGGTGATTCCGCCAGAAGCAGGTCGTGGTGGCGGAGGTGATGGTAATCCCTCGCTCACGCTCCTGTTCCATCCAGTCCATTTCGGTAGATCCTTCGTGGACCTCCCCGATCTTATAGGTCTTACCGGTATAGTACAGGATGCGCTCGGTAGTGGTCGTCTTCCCGGCGTCGATGTGGGCCATGATCCCGATGTTTCGGACGGTCTCTATAGAATATGTCTCAGCCATCTCAGTATTCCGGGTTTTGGGTTTCGGGTTTTGGGTTTCGGGTTTCGAGCGACGCAGCTAACTCGGAACTCCAAACGCGAAACTCGAAACTGGTGATTACCAGCGATAGTGAGCAAACGCCTTGTTCGCCTCAGCCATCTTGTGCGTATCTTCCTTTTTCTTGACCGAACTTCCCCGGTTCGCCGCGGCCTCTATCAACTCAGCGGCCAACCGCTCTGCCATAGACTTCTCCGTACGCTTTCTTGAGAAGCCGATGATCCAGCGGAACGCGAGCGAGGTTCTTCGTTCCGCTCGAACCTCGACCGGTACCTGATAGGTTGCGCCGCCGACGCGACGCGATTTGACCTCAAGGACCGGCTTCACGTTATCGATTGCCTGCTTGAACAGGCGCAACGGATCGGTCTTGGCTCGATCTTCCACAATCTTCATCGACCGGTAGATGATCGACTCGGCAATACTTTTCTTGCCCGTCACCATCATCGTATTGATGAACTTGGCAACCATCCGGTTGTTATAGACAGCATCAGCAGCGATCTCGCGTTTGTCAGTTACTTTTCGTCTCGGCATGAAGTGTTCCTCAAAATCGTGAATCCTATACGTCGTCAGAAAATTAAAATCGGCGCTTCAGGCATGGTCCATGAAGAACCGATTGTCTCTTCCGCTCGAAGGTCGTTATCCGGTCTTTGGTCTCTTTGCTCCGTAAAGGGACCGAGCCTGTTTGCGATCCTGAACCCCCGCCGTGTCAAGCGCGCCACGAATAACGTGATAGCGAACACCCGGGAGATCCTTGACTCGCCCGCCCCTGATCAGGACGATGGAATGCTCCTGCAGATTATGGCCGACCCCCGGAATATACGTGGTCACCTCAATCCCGTTACTGAGACGTACCCTAGTCACCTTTCGAAGGGCCGAGTTCGGCTTCTTTGGTGTGGTTGTATAGACGCGAATACAGACGCCGCGTCGCTGAGGACACCGCTGTAGCGCGGGCGCCTTAGCCTTTTTGACGGCCGCGGCTCGACCCTTACGAACCAACTGGTGAATCGTAGGCACTGACTCCTCCCTCTCTTAGGCAAAGAAGTTTAGTATACAGGCTAGATTGTGCTTGTCAAGCCTTTTAATGGCTACTTTCCTGAATTAATTGTTGAGCGGTGCGTCCAACTCATCCGTATCCTCGTCGATTGCGACGTTCGTTCCCGTCAGGATCTCCTTCGGCGCCGAGACCTCCGGAGTCGAGATCGCGGTCTCCCGGTACCACCTCATCCCTGTGCCGGCCGGAATCAGCCGACCCATAATGACGTTCTCTTTGAGACCGCGCAATTCATCCCTCGCCCCATTAATAGCGGCTTCCGTCAAAACCTTCGTCGTCTCCTGAAACGAGGCGGCAGAAATGAAGCTGTCAGTGGAGAGTGACGCCTTTGTAATGCCTAAAAGAAGGGGCTTGGCGGTAGCCGCGGTCCCGTCTGCAGCCATAACTCGCTGGTTCTCTTCGAGGAAGACGGCCTTATCAACGTGCTCGCCAACCAGGAAATTCGTGTCGCCAACCGTCTCGACCCGGACGCGCTTAAGCATCTGGCGCACAATGACCTCGATATGCTTGTCGTTGATCTGAACTCCTTGCAGCCGGTAGACCTCTTGGATTTCATTCACGAGATACTTCTGGAGCTCTTGTTCGCCCAACACATCCAGAATGTCATGAGGATTAATCGGGCCATCCATGAAGGGTTCACCGGCCTTGACTTCGTCTCCGTCCAACACATTGATGTGCCTGCGTCGGGCAATCAAATACTCCCTGAGGTCGCCGTGCTCATCCCTGACGGACAGCTTACGCATTCCCTTCACGATCCCGCCCAACTCTACGCGACCGTCGATCTCAGAGATGACCGCCGCATCCTTGGGCCGACGCGCCTCAAATAGCTCAGCCACTCGCGGTAGACCGCCAGTAATGTCTTTCGTTTTCATCGTTTCCCGCGGTATCTTCGATATGCTGTCTCCAGCCGATACCATCTGTCCCTCACTCACCATCAGGTGAGCGCTGACAGGCAACAGACACCGGAAGACGGTGGCGCCCTGCTCATCCTTTATCGAAATCCGAGGCTGTAAGTCCTCCCGTCCGTGCTCTACCACGACGCGTTGGGACAGACCGGTGACCTCATCCACTTCCTCCCGGATAGTGACCCCATCCACGACATCCCGGAAGTGTACGAGTCCGCCGTGCTCAGCCAGGATCGCGCTTGTAAAGGGATCCCATTCCATCAGTACCTGTCCCGCCTTCACGGTCGCGCTATCCTCAATCTTCAGGTGGGCGCCGTAGACCGCCGGATAGCTTTCTTTCTTACGCCCCTTCTCGTCCATGATGCTGATCACGCCGTTGCGGTTCATGACCACGTAATCGCCCTTCGCGGTCTTCACCGTTCGCAGATTCGCAAATCTGACAATTCCCGCCCCCTTGCATTCGAGCGTACTCTGTTCGACCGCACGGCTCGCCGTACCCCCGATGTGAAAGGTCCGCATAGTCAACTGAGTTCCCGGCTCGCCGATAGACTGCGCCGCCAGGACACCGCATGCCTCTCCCAATTCCACCAGCCTGCCGGTAGCAAGATTGCGGCCATAGCACTTGATGCAGATGCCGCGTCGCGCCTCGCAAGTCAGGACGGAGCGGATCTTGACCCTATCGATGCCGGCATTTTCGATCTTGCTGGCCAATACCTCTACGATCTCCAGATTGGCGTCTACCAGCAACTCTCCCGTAAACGGATCAAGGACATCATCCAGGGCGACCCGACCAAGGATTCGGTCACGCAGGGGTTGAATAATCTCGCCCCCTTCGATGAGGGGCGTGACCCAGATCCCATTGGGCGTACCGCAGTCAACCTCGGTGACAATGACATCCTGCGCCACGTCCACTAAGCGGCGCGTCAGATAGCCGGAATCGGCCGTCTTCAACGCGGTATCCGCCAATCCCTTTCGCGCCCCGTGGGTTGAGATGAAATACTGAAGAACGGTCAGGCCCTCCCGGAAGTTTGCAGTGATGGGGGTCTCGATGATCTCTCCGGATGGTTTGGCCATCAGGCCGCGCATCCCCGCCAACTGTCTGATCTGCTGCCGACTGCCTCTCGCGCCGGAGTCGGCCATCATGAACACGGGGTTAAATTCCCCCTTCTCCTCCGCCTCAATCTCGCGGAACATCTCATCCGACACGCGCTCGGTCACGTGTGTCCAGATGTCGATAATCTTGTTGTAGCGCTCGCCTTTGGTGATCAGACCATCCTGGTATTCACGCTCGATCTTGACGATTTCTTTGTTGGCCTCGTCGATCAGTTTGCTTTTTGTGGATGGGATGAGCATATCGTCGATCCCGATCGAGATACCGGCAAGCGTCGCATACCTGAATCCGAGATCTTTTAAATTATCGAGAAGTTTGACCGTTTCCGCATTTCCGAGCAGATAGTAGCACTGCGCGACCAGACGGGTAAGCTCCCGCCTGTTCATTTCCTGGTTGATGAACCGGAGAGCAGCGGGCAGGTGTTCATTAAAGATGCAGCGACCGGGGGTCGTCTCCATCAGCTCGCCGTCGATGCGGACCTTGACGGACGCCATCAGACTCACCGCATCCGCATCATAGGCCGCTTTGACCTCATCCACATCGGAGAATAATCGTCCCTCCCCCTGCTCGCCCGCCCTGCTCCTGGTCAGATAGTAACAGCCCAGGACGATATCCTGACTGGGGGACGCGATAGGCAAACCGTTTGCCGGAGACAGGATATTATGGGGCGCCATCATCAGGACCGACGCCTCGATCTGAGCTTCAGGCGATAAGGGCACATGGACGGCCATCTGGTCGCCGTCGAAGTCGGCATTGAAAGCCGCGCAGACTAGAGGATGGATCTTGATGGCTTCTCCCTCTACCAGTACAGGCTCAAAGGCCTGTACGCCCAACCGATGCAACGTTGGGGCGCGGTTCAGGAGGACCGGGTGCTCCCGGATGACTTCCTCCAAGGCGTCCCACACCTCGGGCTTACTCTTTTCTACCAGTTTCTTCGCACTCTTGATCGTGGTCACAACCCCGTCTTTGAGGAGCTTTCTGAAGATAAAGGGTTTGAACAGCTCAAGCGCCATCTTCTTCGGCAAGCCGCACTGGTGCAGCTTCAGCTCCGGCCCCACGACGATCACCGATCGTCCGGAGTAGTCTACCCGTTTACCGAGCAGGTTCTGACGAAAACGGCCCTGCTTCCCCTTCAGCATTTCCGAAAGCGATTTCAGGGGACGATTGTTCTGTCCCTTCAGCGCGCGGCCGCGACGTCCGTTATCGAACAGCGCATCCACGGCCTCTTGCAACATCCGCTTCTCATTTCGGATGATGATATCGGGCGCCCGAAGTTCAACAAGACGCCGGAGCCGGTTATTCCGATTAATCACCCGCCGATACAGGTCGTTCAGGTCCGACGTGGCAAACCGTCCGCCGTCAAGAGGGACGAGAGGCCGAAGTTCGGGGGGTAGGACCGGAATGGCGTCCAGGATCATCCACTCCGGCTTATTGCCGGAGTCGATAAAGGCCTCCACGATTCGCAACCGCTTGGTAATCTTCTTCCGATTCTGCTGGGAGGTCTCTTCGAGCATCTGCGCATGCAGCGCTTCAGCCAACTCGCGCAGATTCAACCGCTTCAACAGATCTCGGATCGCCCCCGCGCCAATCCCGGCCTTGAAGCCGTCACCATACTCTTCACAGGCCTGGCGGTACTGCTCCTCGGTCAAGAGCTGTTTCATCGAGAAAGAGGTCTTACCAGGGTTTACGACGATATACGCCTCAAAATAGAGGACCTTCTCCAGATCTCTCAGGGAGATATCAAGGAGATAACCGATCCGGCTGGGTACGCCTTTGTAAAACCAGACATGTACAACCGGAGAGATCAGCTCGATATGGCCCAGCCGTTGTCGCCGCGCTTTACTGCGGATCACCTCGACACCGCACTTATCGCAGACGACCCCCTTATGCTTGATCCCCTTGTACTTACCGCAGTTACACTCCCAATCCTTTGTCGGACCGAAGATCTTGGAGCAGAAGAGACCGTCGCGTTCCGGCTTGAACGTTCGGTAGTTGATGGTCTCCGGCTTCTTCACCTCTCCGAAGGACCACGACCGGATCTTTTCCGGCGACGCCAGTCCGATTCGAATGGCCTTGAAGCTGGTAGGATCGACGGTCTTTTCGTCGTAGAATCCAAAAAACTTATCCAACGACTACCTCCACAAGGGCAACCGACAACTCACAGCGCACCGCTGCGGGCTGATCGCTGTCCTTCACGGCTACTCCTTTTTCAGCTCAACAT of the Candidatus Methylomirabilis lanthanidiphila genome contains:
- the fusA_2 gene encoding elongation factor P, translating into MAETYSIETVRNIGIMAHIDAGKTTTTERILYYTGKTYKIGEVHEGSTEMDWMEQERERGITITSATTTCFWRNHRINIIDTPGHVDFTVEVERSLRVLDGAVAVFDAVAGVEPQSETVWRQANKYGVPRIAFINKMDRIGANFDQCVRMIVERLGALPLVVQLPIGKEDQFEGVIDLVRMKAVIWNDETLGASYLEDEIPEELRPLAQEARERLLETIAEVDDGFLIRYVDGLAVGPDEIKAAIRTAVLKLQLVPVLAGASFKNKGVQLLLDAVVDYLPSPVDLPPIEGVDTATGKSAVRIAKAKEPFAALVFKIMTDPYVGQLAFFRVYSGSLSSGSQVYNSTRSTRERIGRLLQMHANKREEIKEVSAGDIAAAVGLKGAKTGDTLCDEVNQIILESIEFPEPVISVAIEPKTKEGQDRLAAGLAALANEDPTFRASTDEETGQTIISGMGELHLEIIVDRLMREFRVEANVGKPEVAYRETVTISADAEGRYVRQTGGRGQYGHVWIKVEPAADRSGFEFVNKIVGGVVPKEYIPAVEKGIKEALQTGVVAGYPVIDVKVTLFDGSYHEVDSSEMSFKIAGSMAFKAATNRAKPVLLEPIMRVDVSTPEDFLGEVIGNLNSRRGRVTGIESRPAVQVVQADVPLSEMFGYATDLRSATQGRASHTMQFSRYEPVPASIAEEIVARMGGRHGGR
- a CDS encoding 30S ribosomal protein S7, which translates into the protein MPRRKVTDKREIAADAVYNNRMVAKFINTMMVTGKKSIAESIIYRSMKIVEDRAKTDPLRLFKQAIDNVKPVLEVKSRRVGGATYQVPVEVRAERRTSLAFRWIIGFSRKRTEKSMAERLAAELIEAAANRGSSVKKKEDTHKMAEANKAFAHYRW
- a CDS encoding 30S ribosomal protein S12, with product MPTIHQLVRKGRAAAVKKAKAPALQRCPQRRGVCIRVYTTTPKKPNSALRKVTRVRLSNGIEVTTYIPGVGHNLQEHSIVLIRGGRVKDLPGVRYHVIRGALDTAGVQDRKQARSLYGAKRPKTG
- a CDS encoding DNA-directed RNA polymerase subunit beta', which encodes MDKFFGFYDEKTVDPTSFKAIRIGLASPEKIRSWSFGEVKKPETINYRTFKPERDGLFCSKIFGPTKDWECNCGKYKGIKHKGVVCDKCGVEVIRSKARRQRLGHIELISPVVHVWFYKGVPSRIGYLLDISLRDLEKVLYFEAYIVVNPGKTSFSMKQLLTEEQYRQACEEYGDGFKAGIGAGAIRDLLKRLNLRELAEALHAQMLEETSQQNRKKITKRLRIVEAFIDSGNKPEWMILDAIPVLPPELRPLVPLDGGRFATSDLNDLYRRVINRNNRLRRLVELRAPDIIIRNEKRMLQEAVDALFDNGRRGRALKGQNNRPLKSLSEMLKGKQGRFRQNLLGKRVDYSGRSVIVVGPELKLHQCGLPKKMALELFKPFIFRKLLKDGVVTTIKSAKKLVEKSKPEVWDALEEVIREHPVLLNRAPTLHRLGVQAFEPVLVEGEAIKIHPLVCAAFNADFDGDQMAVHVPLSPEAQIEASVLMMAPHNILSPANGLPIASPSQDIVLGCYYLTRSRAGEQGEGRLFSDVDEVKAAYDADAVSLMASVKVRIDGELMETTPGRCIFNEHLPAALRFINQEMNRRELTRLVAQCYYLLGNAETVKLLDNLKDLGFRYATLAGISIGIDDMLIPSTKSKLIDEANKEIVKIEREYQDGLITKGERYNKIIDIWTHVTERVSDEMFREIEAEEKGEFNPVFMMADSGARGSRQQIRQLAGMRGLMAKPSGEIIETPITANFREGLTVLQYFISTHGARKGLADTALKTADSGYLTRRLVDVAQDVIVTEVDCGTPNGIWVTPLIEGGEIIQPLRDRILGRVALDDVLDPFTGELLVDANLEIVEVLASKIENAGIDRVKIRSVLTCEARRGICIKCYGRNLATGRLVELGEACGVLAAQSIGEPGTQLTMRTFHIGGTASRAVEQSTLECKGAGIVRFANLRTVKTAKGDYVVMNRNGVISIMDEKGRKKESYPAVYGAHLKIEDSATVKAGQVLMEWDPFTSAILAEHGGLVHFRDVVDGVTIREEVDEVTGLSQRVVVEHGREDLQPRISIKDEQGATVFRCLLPVSAHLMVSEGQMVSAGDSISKIPRETMKTKDITGGLPRVAELFEARRPKDAAVISEIDGRVELGGIVKGMRKLSVRDEHGDLREYLIARRRHINVLDGDEVKAGEPFMDGPINPHDILDVLGEQELQKYLVNEIQEVYRLQGVQINDKHIEVIVRQMLKRVRVETVGDTNFLVGEHVDKAVFLEENQRVMAADGTAATAKPLLLGITKASLSTDSFISAASFQETTKVLTEAAINGARDELRGLKENVIMGRLIPAGTGMRWYRETAISTPEVSAPKEILTGTNVAIDEDTDELDAPLNN